One genomic region from Streptomyces sp. NBC_00457 encodes:
- a CDS encoding terpene synthase family protein encodes MDTSQQDILSAFPHRLNPHAERTRRHVADWVRRTGLVHRESAWRRFQRADFGWFAAAVYPTADASRLDLMADWFAWLFLVDDQLDDGGVGRDPARALRIVDQLCAVLSGHRPSDPPSPDTPTTVSALADLWERTAPLGHPGWHRRFAGHLETCLRTAAVWEVGHRVHGTVPSEEAYVVNRRHTGAIYVCMDLIEIAVDVSVPDTLYTGAEFTSALDAACNVVCWTNDVYSLAKERSRGEVHNLVFLVQHHRGWDRSAALDHVHAAIQEETDRFLRAEARLLTAHPHRVGQLAPCLTGMRTWMRGNLDWSRRTQRYARAVGGDTERPDEYLEARLMEAGGWKPDCSRGSVVDGRGGHDVADTFA; translated from the coding sequence ATGGACACCTCTCAGCAGGACATCCTCAGCGCGTTCCCGCACCGGCTCAATCCGCATGCGGAGCGGACGCGCCGTCATGTGGCCGACTGGGTACGGCGCACGGGTCTCGTCCACCGGGAATCGGCCTGGAGACGCTTCCAGCGAGCGGACTTCGGGTGGTTCGCGGCAGCGGTGTATCCGACCGCCGACGCCTCTCGCCTGGACCTCATGGCCGACTGGTTCGCCTGGCTGTTCCTGGTCGACGACCAGCTCGACGACGGAGGGGTCGGACGCGACCCGGCACGGGCACTGCGGATCGTGGACCAGCTGTGCGCCGTACTGAGCGGGCACCGCCCCTCCGACCCACCGAGCCCGGACACTCCCACCACTGTCTCCGCACTGGCCGATCTGTGGGAGCGCACGGCGCCACTCGGACATCCCGGGTGGCACCGTCGGTTCGCCGGGCACCTCGAGACATGTCTGAGAACGGCGGCCGTCTGGGAGGTGGGGCATCGAGTCCACGGCACCGTCCCGTCGGAGGAGGCGTACGTCGTCAACCGCCGGCACACGGGAGCGATCTACGTCTGCATGGACCTCATAGAGATCGCGGTGGACGTCTCGGTGCCCGACACCCTCTACACCGGCGCCGAGTTCACCTCCGCCCTCGACGCCGCGTGCAACGTCGTGTGCTGGACCAACGACGTCTACTCGCTGGCCAAGGAGCGCTCGCGGGGTGAGGTGCACAACCTCGTCTTCCTCGTCCAGCACCACCGCGGATGGGACCGGTCGGCCGCGCTGGACCACGTCCACGCTGCCATCCAGGAGGAGACGGACCGATTCCTGCGCGCGGAGGCCCGACTGCTCACCGCACATCCCCACCGCGTCGGCCAACTCGCCCCCTGCCTCACCGGTATGCGGACATGGATGCGCGGCAACCTCGACTGGTCCAGACGCACACAGCGCTACGCCCGAGCCGTCGGCGGCGACACGGAGCGCCCCGACGAGTACCTCGAAGCCCGGCTCATGGAGGCCGGAGGATGGAAGCCGGACTGCTCACGCGGCTCCGTCGTCGACGGCCGTGGTGGTCATGATGTGGCGGATACGTTCGCGTAG
- a CDS encoding LysR family transcriptional regulator, with translation MDHVDLNLIEALDALLAENSVTKAAARLHTSPPAMSRALARLRRAFDDPLLVRAGRDLVPTPRALELRGEVHAVATRARALFAPSNSADPRTAVRTFDLQVNDMLSTTFIPSLLDDLRVQAPGISLRLRPESLEDTPALREGLVDLEIGIVRPGDPEIRSETLLTETLIGVVRPGHPLRRTKTVTPRRLAATDHVVVSRRGRAHGPIDEQLAELGLSRRVVAVVPSVATALFLARETDVVSVAPAGLGRPMLNTLGLHTFPIPLALPSLTIGMAWHPRNHHDRTHQLLRERIRHIMTTTAVDDGAA, from the coding sequence ATGGACCATGTCGATCTGAACCTCATCGAGGCGTTGGACGCGCTGCTCGCCGAGAACAGCGTGACGAAGGCCGCGGCACGCCTGCACACCTCGCCACCGGCGATGAGCCGCGCCCTGGCCCGATTGCGCCGCGCCTTCGACGACCCGCTCCTCGTGCGTGCCGGACGCGACCTCGTGCCCACACCCCGGGCCCTGGAACTGCGTGGCGAGGTACACGCGGTCGCCACCCGGGCGCGTGCGCTGTTCGCGCCGTCGAACTCCGCCGATCCCCGAACCGCGGTGCGCACGTTCGACCTTCAGGTCAACGACATGCTGTCCACGACCTTCATCCCGTCCCTCCTCGACGATCTACGGGTCCAGGCGCCCGGTATCTCACTGCGGTTGCGGCCGGAAAGCCTCGAGGACACCCCGGCCCTGCGCGAAGGACTGGTGGATCTGGAGATCGGGATCGTGCGTCCCGGTGATCCGGAGATCCGTTCGGAAACACTTCTCACGGAGACACTGATCGGCGTTGTGCGGCCGGGCCATCCACTCAGGAGGACGAAAACCGTCACACCGCGGCGGCTCGCCGCCACCGACCACGTCGTCGTGTCGCGACGCGGCCGAGCTCACGGCCCGATCGACGAGCAGCTCGCCGAACTGGGCCTGAGCCGACGCGTGGTGGCTGTGGTCCCCAGCGTCGCGACCGCGCTGTTCCTGGCCCGCGAAACCGACGTCGTCAGTGTTGCCCCGGCCGGACTCGGACGGCCGATGCTGAACACACTCGGGCTGCACACGTTCCCGATCCCCCTGGCGCTGCCGTCCCTGACCATCGGCATGGCGTGGCACCCACGTAACCACCACGACCGCACGCATCAATTGCTACGCGAACGTATCCGCCACATCATGACCACCACGGCCGTCGACGACGGAGCCGCGTGA
- a CDS encoding FAD-dependent oxidoreductase, which produces MRAVVIGAGIVGLTTGLALRHAGIEVVICERAPEIRAAGASLGLWANALAVFDDLAVGEEVRSIGAPTEMYFHDPAGRPLVTPGYSPEDHQYLLVHRAKLNDLLADAVGLDNIRLATGFTAYEEHADRVTVHLSDGNTEDADVLVGADGAYSAVRAQLVPGTPAQEHTGHHAWRAVIPATGMTVPEDRLILGTHGCRGGYIRTYDGGVYWLVNQFNSPPPTGSPKQQAMDRVVHLEEGGRDGVLAGLIAATPEELVLHNQVMLVPPLSRWASARVALAGDAAHAMSPHITAGATLGIEDAALLGRLLARTDDVPAALTAFQADRIPRYAHVARLSAAVEHAPTPEEFARHYVAFSHWMITDQQQSPRKNEVDV; this is translated from the coding sequence ATGCGCGCGGTCGTGATCGGTGCCGGGATCGTGGGCCTGACCACCGGGCTCGCGCTGCGCCATGCGGGGATCGAGGTGGTGATCTGTGAGCGCGCGCCGGAGATCCGCGCCGCCGGGGCCTCGCTGGGGCTCTGGGCGAACGCGCTGGCGGTCTTCGACGATCTCGCCGTCGGCGAAGAGGTGCGCTCCATCGGCGCACCCACCGAGATGTACTTCCACGATCCCGCCGGGCGGCCGCTCGTCACCCCGGGATACAGCCCCGAGGACCATCAGTACCTGCTGGTGCACCGGGCCAAGCTGAACGACCTGCTCGCCGACGCCGTGGGGCTGGACAACATCCGGCTGGCCACCGGGTTCACCGCGTACGAGGAGCACGCGGACCGTGTCACGGTCCACCTGTCCGACGGCAACACCGAGGACGCCGACGTGCTCGTCGGGGCGGACGGGGCGTACTCGGCGGTGCGCGCGCAGTTGGTGCCGGGCACTCCGGCGCAGGAACACACCGGCCACCACGCCTGGCGCGCGGTCATCCCGGCCACGGGGATGACGGTGCCCGAGGACCGGCTGATCCTGGGCACCCACGGCTGCCGGGGCGGCTACATACGTACCTACGACGGGGGCGTCTACTGGCTGGTGAACCAATTCAACTCGCCGCCGCCGACGGGCAGTCCGAAGCAGCAGGCCATGGATCGAGTCGTCCATCTGGAGGAGGGAGGGCGGGACGGGGTTCTGGCCGGGCTGATCGCCGCGACGCCCGAGGAACTCGTCCTGCACAACCAGGTCATGCTCGTGCCGCCGCTCTCCCGCTGGGCTTCCGCGCGGGTCGCCCTGGCCGGGGACGCGGCCCACGCGATGTCTCCGCACATCACCGCAGGCGCGACGCTGGGCATCGAGGACGCTGCCCTGCTCGGCCGCCTGCTCGCCCGCACCGATGACGTGCCCGCGGCGCTGACCGCCTTCCAGGCCGACCGGATCCCGCGGTACGCCCATGTCGCGCGGCTGTCCGCGGCGGTGGAACACGCGCCCACGCCCGAGGAGTTCGCACGGCACTACGTCGCGTTCAGCCACTGGATGATCACCGATCAGCAGCAGTCGCCCAGGAAGAACGAGGTGGACGTATGA
- a CDS encoding nuclear transport factor 2 family protein, whose protein sequence is MSALQELVDRAAVADVVAGLAHAQDDRDWTALRQLFANEVRLDLSTHYYGRPPTTLPAAELVELARRTLEGFDCTHHAATGLVIRLSGDEAECRAHMVAYHHVPADPGVTHHCTMRGLWRLRLRRSGERWLIHHWAVVRTAPWEGSPDVYELAAARTGPPS, encoded by the coding sequence ATGAGCGCACTCCAGGAGCTGGTGGACCGGGCGGCCGTCGCCGATGTCGTCGCCGGTCTCGCCCACGCACAGGACGACCGGGACTGGACCGCTCTGCGGCAGCTGTTCGCCAACGAGGTGCGGCTGGACCTCTCCACCCACTACTACGGCAGACCGCCGACCACGCTGCCGGCCGCCGAGCTGGTCGAACTCGCCCGCAGGACCCTGGAGGGCTTCGACTGCACCCACCACGCGGCCACCGGCCTCGTCATACGGCTGTCGGGTGACGAGGCCGAGTGCCGCGCGCACATGGTCGCCTACCACCACGTCCCCGCGGACCCCGGTGTCACCCACCACTGCACGATGCGTGGCCTCTGGCGGCTCAGGCTCCGCAGATCCGGCGAACGCTGGCTGATACACCACTGGGCCGTGGTGCGCACCGCCCCGTGGGAGGGCTCCCCCGACGTCTACGAGCTCGCCGCCGCCCGCACCGGACCTCCCTCCTGA
- a CDS encoding NIPSNAP family containing protein, translated as MFYEIRTERARAGRGAEMARYMDETVIPLHQDMGMHVVGAFTVADDEDAFVWIRRFEDDADRKRVLATVHGHSRCATVVDTLSALSGGTASTVRLEPAPRSGLR; from the coding sequence ATGTTCTACGAGATACGCACGGAACGCGCCCGCGCCGGCCGCGGCGCGGAAATGGCCCGCTACATGGACGAGACCGTCATCCCGCTGCACCAGGACATGGGGATGCACGTGGTGGGAGCGTTCACGGTGGCCGATGACGAGGACGCCTTCGTCTGGATCCGGCGCTTCGAGGACGACGCCGACCGGAAACGCGTCCTGGCCACCGTCCACGGGCATTCCCGGTGCGCGACCGTCGTCGACACCCTTTCCGCGCTGTCGGGCGGGACGGCTTCCACGGTCCGGCTGGAACCTGCCCCACGGTCCGGGCTCCGCTGA
- a CDS encoding acetamidase/formamidase family protein encodes MVRHELPATRDTVVNVFSRDTPPVLTVDAGDSVVVGSLDAAGYLEPMRTPGDPRPRMFEDRTNHCLTGPIAVRGAEPGMVLEVRFESIRAGTWGWTLAGVKDNPLTRRLGVADGPASWLLWDIGDETATNDRGRTVDIAPFLGVVGVPPVEPGPHSTIPPRAASGGNIDCRELVASSTLYLPVTVPGAMLHLGDGHAAQGNGEVAGTAIECPMTTEVTLNLRERAPVPGIHAETPEGQVTFGFDEDLNVATGDALDAMLVWLRSLFDLDRTAALALAGATVDLRITQVANGTRGVHAVLPYDAIR; translated from the coding sequence ATGGTTCGACACGAACTGCCGGCGACACGGGACACCGTAGTGAACGTCTTCAGCCGGGACACCCCACCGGTTCTCACCGTGGACGCCGGCGACTCGGTGGTGGTCGGCTCGCTGGACGCCGCAGGGTACCTGGAGCCGATGCGCACACCCGGTGACCCGAGGCCGAGGATGTTCGAGGACCGGACCAACCACTGTCTCACCGGGCCGATCGCGGTTCGGGGCGCGGAGCCGGGCATGGTCCTCGAGGTGCGCTTCGAGTCCATCAGAGCCGGCACCTGGGGGTGGACACTCGCCGGGGTGAAGGACAACCCGCTGACGCGCCGACTCGGCGTCGCCGACGGACCCGCGTCATGGCTGTTGTGGGACATCGGCGACGAGACGGCCACCAACGACCGCGGCCGGACCGTGGACATCGCGCCTTTCCTGGGCGTGGTCGGTGTCCCTCCGGTGGAGCCGGGCCCGCATTCCACCATCCCGCCGCGAGCGGCGAGCGGGGGAAACATCGACTGCCGTGAACTGGTGGCGAGTTCGACGCTGTACCTGCCGGTGACCGTGCCCGGCGCGATGCTCCACCTGGGGGACGGCCACGCGGCGCAGGGGAACGGCGAGGTCGCGGGCACGGCGATCGAGTGCCCCATGACGACGGAAGTGACCCTGAACCTCCGGGAGCGGGCCCCGGTTCCCGGTATCCACGCCGAGACACCTGAAGGGCAGGTCACCTTCGGTTTCGACGAGGACCTGAACGTGGCGACGGGAGATGCGCTGGACGCCATGCTGGTCTGGCTGCGCTCGCTGTTCGATCTGGACAGAACGGCCGCGCTGGCCCTGGCAGGCGCAACCGTCGACCTGCGGATCACCCAAGTGGCCAACGGCACGCGGGGGGTGCACGCCGTGCTGCCGTACGACGCCATCCGGTGA
- a CDS encoding MSMEG_1061 family FMN-dependent PPOX-type flavoprotein, producing MITHDHHVTSGDTLSEARPRRISFAEVRARIGEPEDLIKRKIHDRLDRHCRRFIAHSPFLAMATSDATGLPDSSPRGDYPGFVKVLDERTLAIPDRPGNNLADSFRNLAENDGIGLMFVIPGVREVLRVNGRAYPTDEPDVLARMRTEGKEAELAIVVELTEVFFHCGRALIRSRLWDPASQALAEELPSMGEIAVDQMGLADADPTVLEEMLEDDYRHLY from the coding sequence ATGATCACTCATGACCATCATGTGACCAGCGGTGACACACTCTCCGAGGCCCGTCCGCGCCGGATTTCCTTCGCGGAGGTACGCGCCCGGATCGGCGAGCCCGAGGACCTGATCAAGCGGAAAATACACGACCGCCTCGACCGGCACTGCCGCCGTTTCATCGCCCACTCCCCTTTCCTGGCGATGGCCACGTCTGACGCGACAGGACTCCCCGACAGTTCACCGCGCGGTGACTATCCGGGATTCGTCAAAGTTCTCGATGAGCGCACGCTCGCCATTCCCGACCGGCCGGGCAACAACCTCGCCGACTCTTTTCGCAATCTCGCCGAGAACGACGGGATCGGGCTGATGTTCGTCATCCCCGGAGTGCGGGAAGTGCTGCGAGTCAACGGTCGTGCCTATCCCACCGACGAACCGGACGTGCTCGCCCGGATGCGCACCGAGGGAAAAGAGGCCGAGCTGGCGATCGTCGTGGAATTGACGGAGGTCTTCTTCCACTGCGGCCGCGCCCTGATCCGCTCCCGGCTGTGGGATCCAGCGAGCCAGGCCCTGGCCGAGGAACTGCCGTCGATGGGTGAGATCGCCGTCGACCAGATGGGGCTCGCCGACGCGGATCCGACGGTGCTGGAAGAGATGCTCGAAGACGACTACCGGCACCTGTACTGA
- a CDS encoding PDR/VanB family oxidoreductase codes for MQRTILEKAEPVAEGAVSLLLRGADGPLAPWEPGAHIDLTLPNWLTRQYSLCGNPADRDTYRVAVRHDRLSRGGSEYIHLFLNEGHTLDVSVPRNNFPLLPAPEYLFLAGGIGITPIVPMLTAAVEAGASATLVYVGRSLATMPFADELRAGHGSRVRIHATEQHGRPDFTSEAAALSPRALVYCCGPTSMLDAAEAAFPAQRLHIEHFRPVAKEFAPNKPFDVRCAQSGRTVQVSAEDSMLDALNHAGFRIPSGCREGVCGSCEIALVDGEPEHRDDIGAPPGHMYCCVSRALSSDLTVDL; via the coding sequence ATGCAACGAACAATCCTCGAGAAAGCGGAGCCGGTCGCCGAGGGCGCGGTCTCGCTCCTCCTGCGCGGCGCCGACGGCCCACTGGCCCCCTGGGAACCGGGCGCGCACATCGATCTGACACTGCCCAACTGGCTGACCCGGCAGTACTCGCTGTGCGGGAACCCGGCCGACCGCGACACCTACCGTGTCGCCGTCCGTCACGACCGGCTCAGCCGGGGCGGCTCCGAGTACATCCACCTGTTCCTCAACGAGGGCCACACACTCGACGTCTCGGTACCACGCAACAACTTTCCCCTGCTGCCCGCGCCGGAGTACCTGTTCCTCGCCGGCGGGATCGGCATCACCCCCATCGTGCCCATGCTGACGGCGGCGGTCGAAGCGGGCGCCTCGGCGACGTTGGTGTACGTGGGCAGGTCCCTGGCCACCATGCCGTTCGCCGACGAACTGCGGGCCGGGCACGGCAGCCGGGTGCGCATCCACGCCACCGAGCAGCACGGCAGGCCCGACTTCACCTCGGAGGCGGCAGCGCTGAGCCCTCGGGCGCTGGTGTACTGCTGCGGCCCCACGTCGATGCTCGACGCGGCCGAGGCGGCGTTCCCCGCACAGCGGCTGCACATCGAGCATTTCCGGCCGGTGGCCAAGGAGTTCGCGCCCAACAAGCCCTTCGATGTGCGCTGCGCCCAGTCGGGACGGACGGTCCAGGTCAGCGCGGAGGACTCCATGTTGGACGCGTTGAACCACGCGGGATTCCGCATACCGTCCGGATGCCGTGAAGGCGTCTGCGGCAGTTGCGAGATCGCCCTCGTCGACGGAGAGCCGGAGCACCGCGACGACATCGGCGCCCCGCCCGGTCACATGTACTGCTGCGTCTCACGGGCCCTGTCGTCCGACCTCACCGTCGACCTCTGA
- a CDS encoding DedA family protein, which translates to MIDWLALAESVITSPWLYAVLIAVSFLDSFLPLIPSEPVVIVAGVYAATGQTDIVLVIAATTLGALLGDLVPYTVGRLLGERILKRLPPGSKRRTAHDWFARELDARGGFILVTTRFIPVGRYLATLSTGLVGYPLGKYVLFVAFATATWSAYTALTGYFGGVLFQENTLLAIAVGIGLAFVVTGAIEGIRHLRRRRTAVAADTAID; encoded by the coding sequence ATGATCGACTGGCTCGCGCTGGCGGAATCAGTCATCACGTCACCGTGGTTGTACGCGGTGCTCATCGCGGTCTCCTTCCTCGACTCCTTCCTCCCGCTGATCCCGAGCGAACCCGTCGTGATCGTCGCAGGCGTCTACGCCGCCACCGGGCAGACGGACATCGTGCTCGTCATCGCCGCCACGACGCTCGGCGCCCTTCTCGGCGATCTCGTTCCCTACACCGTCGGACGACTGTTGGGTGAACGCATACTCAAGCGCCTGCCACCCGGCTCCAAACGCCGGACGGCACACGACTGGTTCGCCCGCGAACTCGACGCTCGCGGCGGCTTCATCCTGGTGACCACACGGTTCATCCCGGTGGGGCGCTACCTGGCCACCTTGTCCACGGGGCTCGTCGGCTACCCGTTGGGAAAATACGTCCTGTTCGTCGCGTTCGCCACCGCCACGTGGAGCGCCTACACCGCACTCACCGGCTACTTCGGTGGCGTCCTGTTCCAGGAGAACACGCTGCTGGCCATCGCCGTCGGCATCGGACTGGCATTCGTGGTGACCGGTGCCATCGAAGGCATACGCCACCTCCGCCGCCGCAGAACTGCCGTCGCAGCGGACACAGCCATCGACTGA
- a CDS encoding nuclear transport factor 2 family protein, which yields MNAAIDIQKRREEIAINYFRMVDAGNPEVIDLFTEDARMFYPKFGIAKGKAQIGAFAQGLGRGVASLEHDIGGLTVLSSGDYVIVEGAERGTTTSGVDFPDGVSSFGLFCNVFEFEGELIKRIHIYVDPDFANTHAEGVAWGKSVQDSIASL from the coding sequence GTGAACGCCGCCATCGATATCCAGAAGCGCCGCGAAGAGATTGCCATCAACTACTTCCGTATGGTGGACGCCGGCAATCCTGAGGTCATCGACCTCTTCACTGAAGACGCCCGTATGTTCTACCCGAAGTTCGGCATCGCGAAGGGGAAAGCGCAGATCGGAGCGTTCGCTCAGGGTCTCGGCCGGGGAGTCGCGTCGCTCGAGCACGACATCGGGGGCCTTACCGTGTTGTCGTCCGGGGACTACGTGATCGTCGAGGGCGCGGAAAGGGGGACGACAACGTCAGGCGTCGACTTCCCTGATGGTGTTTCCTCCTTCGGGCTGTTCTGCAATGTGTTCGAGTTCGAGGGCGAACTCATCAAGAGGATCCACATCTACGTGGACCCGGACTTCGCCAACACGCACGCCGAAGGCGTGGCTTGGGGCAAGTCGGTGCAGGACAGCATCGCCAGCCTGTAG
- a CDS encoding SDR family NAD(P)-dependent oxidoreductase — protein MTEVLAGKVAVVTGANSGIGLAIARRFAAEGARVFLAGRRQEPLDAAVAEIGPAATGVRTDVSVPADLDDLYSVVREEAGRIDVLVANAGSAVPQRLGEITEEAIDATFGTNVKGTIFTVQKALPLLSDGASIVVTGSTSTLRPGPSLEIYGASKAAVRNLVRSWALSAQERKFRVNVLSPGPTETPGLVGAVGPDHQLASEVPLGRIGRPDEIAAVATFLASDASSFVNGVDWFVDGGQAQV, from the coding sequence ATGACGGAAGTACTCGCAGGCAAGGTGGCGGTGGTCACCGGAGCCAACAGCGGGATCGGGCTTGCCATCGCCAGGCGGTTCGCCGCGGAGGGGGCACGGGTGTTCCTGGCCGGTCGCCGTCAGGAGCCGCTCGACGCGGCCGTCGCCGAGATCGGGCCGGCGGCCACCGGTGTGAGGACCGACGTTTCGGTACCGGCGGACCTCGATGACCTCTACTCGGTCGTGCGCGAGGAGGCGGGCCGCATCGACGTGCTGGTCGCCAACGCCGGCAGCGCTGTACCTCAGCGTCTCGGTGAGATCACAGAGGAAGCCATCGACGCCACCTTCGGCACGAACGTGAAGGGCACGATCTTCACCGTGCAGAAGGCGCTGCCCCTGCTGTCGGACGGCGCCTCGATCGTCGTGACAGGGTCGACCAGCACCCTCCGCCCCGGACCGAGCCTGGAGATCTACGGCGCATCGAAGGCGGCGGTGCGCAACCTGGTGCGCAGCTGGGCGCTCAGTGCGCAGGAACGGAAGTTCCGGGTGAATGTGCTGAGCCCCGGTCCGACCGAGACCCCGGGCCTGGTAGGCGCCGTAGGCCCGGACCACCAGCTCGCCTCCGAGGTGCCGCTCGGCAGGATCGGCCGCCCGGATGAGATCGCCGCCGTGGCGACGTTCCTGGCCTCGGACGCCTCCAGCTTCGTCAACGGCGTCGACTGGTTCGTCGACGGAGGCCAGGCGCAGGTCTGA
- a CDS encoding TetR/AcrR family transcriptional regulator — protein sequence MARPRKFDEQQVLDTARELFWSGGYAATRMEDIAAATGLGKGSLYGAFGGKQELFHRVFDDYCGSVVDAVSRQLSGNDADAYARLSAHAYAVAAATAADTAHRGCLLAKGAAELAEHDETVAKRAHEAIEALQALLESDIAACQRNGDIAADTDPRKLAALVLAVLRGIEALGKAGASEQTLTDIACTALAVLPRPAH from the coding sequence ATGGCGCGACCCAGGAAGTTCGACGAGCAGCAGGTACTGGACACCGCCCGAGAGCTGTTCTGGTCGGGCGGATACGCCGCCACGCGCATGGAAGACATCGCCGCGGCAACAGGGCTCGGCAAAGGCAGCCTGTACGGCGCGTTCGGGGGGAAGCAGGAACTGTTCCACCGCGTGTTCGACGATTACTGCGGCTCCGTCGTCGATGCGGTGAGCCGGCAACTGAGCGGCAACGACGCGGACGCCTACGCGCGGCTGTCCGCCCACGCGTACGCGGTGGCCGCGGCGACCGCCGCAGACACCGCCCACCGCGGATGTCTGCTCGCCAAGGGCGCCGCCGAACTCGCCGAACACGACGAGACGGTGGCCAAGCGGGCGCACGAGGCCATCGAGGCGCTGCAGGCACTACTGGAGAGCGACATCGCAGCCTGCCAGCGCAACGGCGACATCGCCGCGGACACGGACCCCAGAAAGCTGGCCGCGCTGGTACTCGCCGTACTGCGCGGCATCGAAGCGCTGGGCAAGGCCGGAGCGAGCGAGCAGACGCTGACCGACATCGCCTGCACAGCCCTTGCCGTACTGCCCCGCCCCGCTCACTGA
- a CDS encoding NAD(P)-dependent oxidoreductase codes for MGVAGAVALTLRQRINCVWVTYQVRYLHLMLSYGVSSVLGMNLTVLAASGRTGIALTRQALRRGHTVTAIARDPQRIALPDSPHLRKVVGDVHDAASIASAVDEDSVVLSALGTDRAGVLLTGARAVVAAGPRRVIWLGAYGTGKSAEVAGEGAGVLATVLGDRLADKVEADNTVLAAGGTVFHAGMLADGPESPRRRTVGLEAAPPFDLGARVSRETVAAAMLDEAEAPGFPGVVALPLAE; via the coding sequence GTGGGAGTAGCCGGCGCGGTCGCTCTCACCTTGCGGCAGCGCATTAATTGCGTCTGGGTAACTTATCAAGTCAGATACTTGCACTTGATGTTAAGTTACGGGGTCTCTAGCGTTCTCGGCATGAACCTCACCGTCCTCGCGGCCTCCGGCCGGACCGGAATCGCCCTCACCCGACAGGCGCTGCGACGTGGTCACACCGTGACCGCCATCGCGCGTGATCCCCAGCGGATCGCTCTGCCCGACTCCCCGCACCTGCGCAAAGTGGTGGGTGATGTGCACGACGCGGCCAGTATCGCCAGCGCCGTGGACGAGGATTCCGTGGTCCTTTCCGCGCTCGGCACGGACCGGGCCGGAGTTCTCCTGACAGGCGCCCGGGCCGTGGTCGCCGCCGGCCCACGGCGTGTCATCTGGCTCGGTGCCTACGGCACGGGCAAGTCGGCCGAAGTGGCGGGGGAAGGCGCGGGTGTGCTCGCCACGGTGCTGGGCGACCGGCTGGCGGACAAGGTCGAAGCCGACAACACCGTTCTCGCGGCCGGGGGCACCGTCTTCCATGCCGGCATGCTTGCCGACGGGCCGGAAAGCCCTCGTCGGCGCACGGTCGGCCTGGAGGCCGCGCCTCCCTTCGACCTCGGTGCGCGAGTCAGCCGGGAAACCGTCGCCGCGGCGATGCTCGACGAAGCCGAGGCGCCTGGTTTTCCCGGTGTCGTGGCCCTGCCGTTGGCGGAGTAG